In Brevinematales bacterium, the sequence ACGCGATCCTGTTGAACGGGAAATACCTGAACAGGATGCGTCCGAATATGTTCGTCTCGGGGATAAACCCGAAGTAGCGGCAGTCCTGGCTGTTATCGCGGTTATCGCCCATCCCGAAGTAATAGTTATCCTTTGGGGTGTATGATTCGAGCAGGACTCCTTCCATATAAATGTTCCCATCCGGGCCCAATACAATGTCCTTTCCGGTCTCGCGCTCGATCAGCATCAGGAGGAGATGTTTATAGTAGTCGTTCGCCTTCGTGAGGTCGACCGGCACATCCTTCACGGGGACTGTGATCTGCGGGAAATCCTTCCGCAGGTCGAAATGCATCGACGGAACCGGGTTATAGTAGGCGCTGTCGAAATGAAGGAATTGGATGATGCGAATCCTGTTGCTGAAGTTTTCCGCGTACAGGTCGTAGAAATTGATGCCGGTCTGGTTGAAATGATTATAGACTATTTCGCTGACATTCGTAATATAGCCGGTCTCCAAAGGGTGGCCGTTGATTACCAGCTGACGGTTTGTCATCATAATCGTATCGCCGGGCATCCCGATGAGGCGTTTGACGAGGTTCTTGGGGTTCTCCATCGTGTTATCAAGATTGACGAGCGAGAGGGTCACCAGAGTGATCAGTTCCTCGCCCCAGCCCGGGGAATTCCATTCCGGGGATACGAAGACGATGATATCGCCGCGTGTGGGTTTGAAGATCGCGGGGAGCTTCCAGTGCGCGATCGGGAGTATCGACCCGAACGAGAACTTCTCCACCATGAGGATATCCTGCACCATGAGGTTGGGCACCATGGACTGCGACGGTATCTGGTAGGCTTCGATCAGGAATAGGCGGATCACGAACGCGATCAGGTACGCCGAAAAGAACACCTTCACGTTATCGATAACCTTCTCTTTAAGGGTCATATCTTTTTTATCTTTCTTCTGTTTCTTTTCCGGCGCGGCGGACTTGTCCTTCTTTCCGGTAAACCATGATTTAATCTTTTCCAGCACGTGTGACTCCTGTAGTTAACTTAAGGGCGGTTCCAAAAACTATAAACATTTTTAACATTACTTATGATATATCCTTAAGATTCGACCAATGGTCACTTCCTTGTCACCGGGGATCGGTGGTTATTAGAAGTGACCATAATCTATTAGACGGAAATAATCGCGTTCGGTTAGGGATTACGTAATTCATACAGGCAAACTACATGAGCTTCGATTGTCATTAATCGGGTGTTTTCCGTCGTTTTACCTTTTATACCGATTTTTTCCGGGGATAGTCCTATTATCGTAGAAATATTTTCTTTCATTTTCATAATATGCCCGGCGATCTTGGGTTTGTCCAATATGACCACCGAGTCGAAATTGTACACCGTGATCCGTTCGGAGGCTTGTGTCCATACCCGCCGTAAAAGCTCGATGCTCGAGATACCGCGATACCGGGGGTCGTTATCCGGGAACAGTGTCCCGATATCGCCCAAACCCGCGCCCGATAAGAGCGCGTCGATCAGCGCATGCAGTAACGCGTCTCCGTCGGAATGGGCATCCGCGCCGAACGGGGCATCGACGGTCACTCCGCCGATAGTCAGAGTCCGTCCCGGAACCAGACGGTGCAGGTCGTATCCGATCGAAACGCCCGGCATTTATTTTCTCAGATCTTTGAAATCTTTGGGTTCGGTGAAAATAATCCGTCCGGCGGAGGTTTGCAGGATACTCGTCACCTTGACCAGCAGTTTCTTGCCGATCTGGTTCAACCCGCTCGCGACCACCACCATCGTACCGTCCGCAAGATAGCCGACGCCCTGGTTGTTCTCTTTCCCTTCCTTAATAACGTCGACCTCGAATTCCTCGCCGGGCAGGAGTAACGGTTTCATCGCGTTGGCGAGATCGTTTAGGTTCAATATCTGGATACCCTCGAGTTGGGCGATCTTATTCAGGTTGTAGTCGTTGGTGAGTATGCTGGCGTGAATCTCCTTCGCGAGCTGGATGAGCTTGGTATCGACGCCCCGCAGTTCATGGTAGTCACGCGACGAGATACGCAGTTCGATAGTGGTGATTTCTTTCAGCTTGTTGAGCACGTCCAAACCTCTGCGCGCGCGGGAACGTTTGATCGGATCCTGCGAATCCGCGAGAGCCTGTATCTCGTTCAGCACGAACTTCGGGACGACCAGCGACCCTGAGAGGAATCCCGTCTCGGCGATATCCGCGA encodes:
- the lepB gene encoding signal peptidase I, with amino-acid sequence MLEKIKSWFTGKKDKSAAPEKKQKKDKKDMTLKEKVIDNVKVFFSAYLIAFVIRLFLIEAYQIPSQSMVPNLMVQDILMVEKFSFGSILPIAHWKLPAIFKPTRGDIIVFVSPEWNSPGWGEELITLVTLSLVNLDNTMENPKNLVKRLIGMPGDTIMMTNRQLVINGHPLETGYITNVSEIVYNHFNQTGINFYDLYAENFSNRIRIIQFLHFDSAYYNPVPSMHFDLRKDFPQITVPVKDVPVDLTKANDYYKHLLLMLIERETGKDIVLGPDGNIYMEGVLLESYTPKDNYYFGMGDNRDNSQDCRYFGFIPETNIFGRILFRYFPFNRIAFNVDENAQSVKNVKFNK
- the ispF gene encoding 2-C-methyl-D-erythritol 2,4-cyclodiphosphate synthase gives rise to the protein MPGVSIGYDLHRLVPGRTLTIGGVTVDAPFGADAHSDGDALLHALIDALLSGAGLGDIGTLFPDNDPRYRGISSIELLRRVWTQASERITVYNFDSVVILDKPKIAGHIMKMKENISTIIGLSPEKIGIKGKTTENTRLMTIEAHVVCLYELRNP
- a CDS encoding TRAM domain-containing protein, whose protein sequence is MTKTMLRRIIVLSSFIFLGFLHYIIRINADAQNPIQFDAIWVIVIAFSFAILTLLLEGIFYSKRGIFLYALAGLIAGYFSGDVLYKLFCMLFQNYCLPEIQPYFMLTFSYLGFFLPINATQKGAYAFQFPAGVPDTDKKNADIKLLDTSVIIDGRIADIAETGFLSGSLVVPKFVLNEIQALADSQDPIKRSRARRGLDVLNKLKEITTIELRISSRDYHELRGVDTKLIQLAKEIHASILTNDYNLNKIAQLEGIQILNLNDLANAMKPLLLPGEEFEVDVIKEGKENNQGVGYLADGTMVVVASGLNQIGKKLLVKVTSILQTSAGRIIFTEPKDFKDLRK